The sequence AATTGGTGTTCGATtaaattcatcaaaagCATCTTCGATCTTGTCAACCTTTAATGCTTGAGAAAGTTTTTCCAGAGTAAAGCTTAGAGAGTGAGCTGTAACGTTACTATGCAATTTACCCAACTCATGACACAGTGCGTGAGAGAATATATCGGTTCTCGATCCTGCCCATTGTCCGAGTTTAATGAAACTCGGGCCAGCCAATTCCAATGCTTTACGCAGTAGTTGACACCAAATCAATGAACCTCGAGTTTCAGTTATATTGGTGTCCGTAATTTTGAGTTTATGACCAAACCATGATATGGGGTATAATAGGAGaagaggtaaaaaaatagctgaaatttctaaaaacCTTAAAATCGTGCATACAGGCTCAACAATATTATCATTAAAACCGAACCAAAAGATTCTTAGATATCTTATTAATTTATTTCGTGATTCAGTGATCTTAGCAGACCTGAAAGATTTAAGCTTTTCCTGCAATTCGTTTTCTGAGGAAACGTAGAGGCCCATTTCAAAAGTATCACCTTTGGGATCCGGTTTTAGAGAATCATTGTATATCAaacaattttgttttggAAACGAATTTTGTGTCAAATAAAAAGCAATTGACGTAGGTATTATGAACTGTCTTATAGGTATTTTATGAAAATGCCGTGTGGACTTGCTATAGTATCGCCAAGAGTTTCTATAAGCGAACTTTAAAAATGACATTGCCCAGATGGTTCTGATGTTCTTTATCTCTATTCTGTGAGGgtttgatattgatgagTAGGTAGAAGATATGGTATAAGGTATTTTCTATAACATCAaacatcttttctttttcatcaaatgaGTGAAAAGGTATTATTGCCCCTCATATATTCGGggttatttatttttcgtTGCTTGAAGTAAAGCCTTTAATACACACTTAGTATTTAAACACTTAAGATTTACGAATCACAGATTCTAAATTTGtatttaataaattgaTTCTAAGTACAGGAAGTATCAAGGGGGGGGGTTGACAGATAGAATCACACCTTGATTAATTTAGTTCCTGATGAACAAGCCAACTTGACCAATCAAACCCTTTCGCGGCACTTTTTCTCTTAGCTCTGCTTGATACATCGACTGGGAACTTCTTCTCTTTGAGCCAACTAACCTCAATCCCTTAAAGATTTTGTAAACCGCAGAAACACCTGGTTGTTTTCGCTTGTTGGCAAAGGTTAATAACACAGTAACTTTCAATCTTGTTCCGAAGTGCAGAGTGCAGTTCCCTGTGTGTTCAAGTGACATACGGCATTTGAATACACTACACTTATCGTCATGTCAAAACAAGTGTTATAGAAGCAGCGttaatataatattagtaCCTGTACAGTTTTAAACTCAATTGAGTGCAAAGATCTGATGCATCCCATTTTAGTTTCTCATAAATTATTGCTTTGGTTCATAGTTCAATTGTAAGCATTATTAAAACAACTGCTTCTATTTAGACAATACAAGAACGCGATCTTTCCAGTAACTGCCTAATCTGAAATTATGTTTTTCAGTTGCGCCTGTGGCCTACACAACTTGCATAATAAGCAGTTAAAAATAACTCCTAATCTTACTAATCTTGTCGAACTAGACTAGCTGTAATGATCTGTCATATATAAGTTAATATTCAACATCGACTGTAATTGTCAATTCAATCTTGACAGCAACGATTGAAGTCATCGCCTCGCCgtaattgaaaaaaaaatgtaagATGAATAACAGCTAAGAAAgataataatttttatgaAAGAAGCATCTGATAGAGAAGAAGCACCAAAAATGGTGGAAAAAAACTATAGTACAGGTTTTAGGAAAGCCCACGGAGAGAAGGATCAATCAGTGACTAAGCCAATCTCGTTAGATGGTAGAACAGGTGAAGTAATTGTTAGAAAATCCACCGGGAAAACTAAAATACGTAAAGGTCAAACGGAAGAAGAGTATACACAGCAATTGCAGCACTACTTCGAAGTAGAACAAGGCCCTGTGCGGACAAAGGTAGGATGGATGGATGAGGTAGATCCCTTGGTTGAGATCCGGGAAGGCAAGTACGATATCTCCAATAAGCATCAGCGACAGGTGCTTAGTGGTTTCTGCCATCGTTTATTTTACCAATGTAAGTACAAGGAGTGTCTGGATCTCAGCACCTATTTTCTGGGGCTCTTTGAACCGTTCAACGTgaagaataaaatgaaGAGGGAGCTTGAAGAGTTGGAATATATGATCGAGCGATGTCGTGGGCATGTATTATAAGCCCGAATCAGATActcaaatttgaaaaaagatatcTTTCTCCTCCGACATGGCCGAACTCATTTACATAAATAGCATAAATTAAACAGAATAATAATACGTAAATTACAACAGTCAGAGGGTGCATGAAACCGTCATTAGATAGAGACGTGATCAAAAGTAGAAAATGATAAGAAATCAGGGATGGTCATTACTTTACAGAATTTATCCGGTGCGGAGGTTCACAAGATACTCCAGAGTAGATATGACTTTTGAAGGAAACACTCAAGATATCTCTACTTCTGTCGAAGAAAGAATGACCACTGTTTTTGGAGGACGCTTAAAGGGTGAACCACCAAGATCCACAAGTAGAGTGCTTAGCGGCGGAACGAAGAAAATAGCAGGTGTCCAAGTGCCTGCAAAACCACAAGAACCCGATAACTGTTGCATGTCAGGT is a genomic window of Saccharomyces cerevisiae S288C chromosome XVI, complete sequence containing:
- a CDS encoding uncharacterized protein (Cytoplasmic hypothetical protein; non-essential gene that is induced in a GDH1 deleted strain with altered redox metabolism; GFP-fusion protein is induced in response to the DNA-damaging agent MMS); its protein translation is MKEASDREEAPKMVEKNYSTGFRKAHGEKDQSVTKPISLDGRTGEVIVRKSTGKTKIRKGQTEEEYTQQLQHYFEVEQGPVRTKVGWMDEVDPLVEIREGKYDISNKHQRQVLSGFCHRLFYQCKYKECLDLSTYFLGLFEPFNVKNKMKRELEELEYMIERCRGHVL